TGAATCCCAGCGCCTTCATGGTGGCATATTCGGCTGTCCGTTCGCGGGCGGACATGGCCATGGTGTTGGCCACCACTGCCATGATGATCAGGATGACCACATACGACACCAGCTTGATCGCATCCACCACCGTTTGCAGCATGGCCACAAAGCCCAGTTGAAAAGCCTTCTCGGTTTCTGTCAGGGTTTCCGCCAGTGAGTTCTTGAATTCGCGATCGATGGCTACGGACACCGGCCCGGCGTTGGCAGGGTCGTCAATGCCCAGCACGAAGGCCCCCACACGGTTGCTACGACCCGGGGCGAGCTGCTCCAACCGGTCATTGAGCAGGCCCCAGTGGAAGTAGAAGATGTTGGTATCGGTATTGCGCTGCCGGCCCTCGAAAATGGCACGGATCACAAACGGGTAGTTGCCAGGGTAGATGGTGCCGCGCAGCGGGATCACGTCCCCCACCTTCCAGCCAAACCGGTCGGCCAGCTTGCGTCCGACGGCGGCCCCGCGTTTGTCGCGCAGGAAGTCATGGTATTGATTGGGCTCGAATACAAACTCGGGATACAGCGAAAAGTAGGTTGGCACATCGACTGCGAACTGCGGGAAGAAGTTGGACTCATCGATATAGACACCGCCAAACCAGTTGGTCCACGCGACGGTCTGCACGCCCTCAACCTGACGGATGCGGTCTTTGTATGCCAATGGCAGCGAAAACACCAGAGAGACAGCATTACGTGTGACCAGTCGAGCGTCTGATGCGGCATCGACACCTGCATACCAGGCATCCACCACTGTGCGTAACAGGCCGAATGCCAAGATGGCGACGACGATTCCCAATGTGGTCAACGCGGCCCGCAGCCGGTGGCGGAAGGCGTTGCGAAACGACATGCGCACAAAGAAGAGCAACATGGCTTGGAAGGGATGGGCGTGAAATGGTTGCAAGCATAGCGCAGCTTGGCCCCAAACGGCGCTCCGTTTGCGGTTTTATTGCACGCCGCCTGGTGGGCTCATGAGCTGGATGCGACGGGCTTTGATCCGTTGCGGATGATGAAATGTGTCAACTGGGCCTGAAACAGTATCTTTTTTTGAAACAAGCCGCGAACTTTTTGATTTCCAGCCTGACTACATATTTGTATGCGCTTGTGGAATGTGGCTGAGCAGGTCGCAAATGCCAGCTTCAACAGGCTCGAACGATGTCCGACATGGTTGATATGGCATATGGCGTAAATAAAATTGATTACGCCATGCAAATGTATGGCAGATGCGGTCTTTTCTGTCGAAAGCAGTGGCTGATCTGTAGCGCAGACATGATAACGAAACAGCTCGGGTCATGAGTCCGTGCCGAAGAACCCAGGCTGGGGCAGCACTATGCAAGCCCCTTGTTCAAATCGATCGCCTTGGCGACTTAAAATAAAACGAAATGTATGGCAACCATCAAAGATGTCGCTCGGCACGCCAGTGTGTCGATTGCAACCGTTTCACGTGTGATCAATGAACCCGATAAGGTCAGAGAGCTGACACGTAAGCGGGTCGAAACCGCAATGCAGGTCTTGTCGTTTTCCCGTAATGCCTTGGCTGCGTCGTTGGTGACACGACGAACCGGGTGCATCGGTCTGATCGTGCCGCATCTGGCGGGGGCCTTTTATACACCATTGATCAGCACGGTTGAGCAAACCGTGCGTGCGGCAGGCAGCCATCTGGTGATCAGTTGTGGCAACAGTACGCAGGATGAGGTGCTGGCGGCGTTGCGTTTTCTGAAACAGCGATCGTGTGATGCCATCATCGTCACGCCGGGGGCGTTGGATCAGGACTCTCTGGGCACCTTGCTGGCAGCGCATCCCAATGTGCTGGTGGTACACCGGCTGGTGCCAGGGTACGAGCATCGATGCGTGGTGGTGGACAATCACCAAGGCGCGTTGCTGGCGACCGAGCACCTGATTGCACAGGGCCACCAACGTATTGCTGCCATCACCGGCCCGCGTGACAACCCAGAGAGCGCCGACCGGCTGCGTGGCATGCTGAATGCGTTGATACAAACAGGTCTGCCCGTTCCAACATCTTATCTGTATGAAGGGGATTTCACCCAGCAATCCGGCCTGTGTGGGGCGGCGGCCTTGATGGCTTTGCCAGAGCCACCGACGGCCCTGTTTGCCTTCAATGACCAGATGGCGCTGGGGGTGGTGGATTACTGTAAGCGCCATGGCGTGAGTGTGCCGGATCAATTGTCGGTGATGGGGTTTGACGATGTGGAGTTCTCGGATCTGGTGTCACCGAAACTGACCACCATCCATCACCCGGTTGAGGCAATCGGTAAGACCGTGGGCCTGCTCGCTTTGAAGCTGGCCAAGCAGCAGCCCGCTTTGGGTGAGTCGTTCGTGATATCGCCCAGCCTGACCTTGCGGGAATCGGTGGGGGCCCTCAACTGAGCCGCTGATTTACGGTTGTGTGAGTCGGCCATGGCTCACACAGCACGGCCATTGCGTCGATTATGAGCCGAATTTCCCATATGCCTGGAAATCGGTGAAGTACAACAACATCTGCTTGTTGTTGACCTTGACTGGGAAGTAGAGCTGATAATTTCCACCCGTTGCTTCAAAGCGGGGCAGATTGTGCTTGTTGTCAAAGACGGCCTGAAGGTAGTCACGCTCATCTTTGGTCATCGGCTGAATGAGCTGCTGCCGTTCAAGTTTCTTACTGTCTGATTCCGTCCAGTGCTGGCCAAACATCAGGAATACCCGCCTTCCTTCGATCTGATCCGGCATCAACAATTTGACATTGGGAAGGTGGCGATCGATGCGCTGGATGGTGCCAATGATATTGGCTGCGCGCGCCACATAGGCCGGGCTGAATTCATAGTCGGTCAACATGCCCAGCTCGCGTCGATTTTCCTCGACCAATTGCTCGGCGGCCTGAATCAGCCTGATCTTTTTGCGGTGAGCCGACATGGCATCTCCTGCCAGCAGCCCCAGTGCAATCACCGGAAAGCTCACTGCCAGCAGGAGCTTGTTGCGGGTAGGCCAGTGCCACGTGGTTTGCTGGTCTTCATGTTGCTTCGCAATCGCTGCCGAGATTTTTGACAGGTTGGACATCACATTCAATACCACGGCCCCACCCAGCAGCGCAAAAATACCCAACACGCTGAACAGAAATGTCTCGGTCAATCTCTCCTTGAATATCTTCAGATCAAAAATGGTGGACAGCGCAAAGATGAAAAGCCAGTAGATCAGTGCAATCAAAGCATAACGGGCGATTCGATTGGTGCTTCGGATCAGGAAGTCGTGATTCATACCAAAGGCATGCAAAAGACAGTCAGTATAGTGACGAACAGGCCATTTGTCATACAGACATCATGTTGGTTGGGGCGGGGCGGTTGGGGGGGAAAGCCTTATGGATGGACTTGGTAGGCAGGACCCGGCTTGGGTATGATCACGGTTTATGTTGCAGGATTGTCCAATGAGCTACTTCAAACATCATGTCTTCTTCTGCACCAACCAGCGGGCGTCCGGCGAAACCTGCTGCAATGCAAGGGGGGCGTCTGAGCTACAGGCGTATGCCAAAGACCGTGTCGCCAAACTGGGCCTGAAAGGGCAAGGGAAGTGTCGCATCAACAAAGCGGGTTGTCTGGATCGCTGCGACCATGGCCCGGTGATGGTGGTCTATCCCGAGGCGGTCTGGTATACCTATTTTGATCAGGCTGATATCGATGAAATCATTGATGAGCACATTGTCAATGGCCGTGTCGTGGAGCGCCTGAAACTTGATTAAGCCACAAACAATAGAATGGATTGCCGGGCCAGTGGGCAGCTTGGAAACGATCGTCATTCCCCCGGCTGGCGAGATGGTGGGCATTGCCGTGCTGATTCACCCCAACCCGACCCAAGGTGGCACCAATACCAATAAAGTTGTGCAGATGATGGCCAAGGTGGTCTCCAAACGTGGTTATGTCGCTTACCTGCCCAATTGTCGGGGTGTCGGGCAAAGCGAGGGTGAATACGACTGGGGCAATGGTGAAACGGACGATGCCTTGGCGGTGATCCAATATGCCAAAGGTCAGCATGGCGACTTGCCCTTGTTATTGGGGGGGTTCTCATTCGGCACCCTTGTTGTTTCTCAGGTCAGACAGCGTGTCGAGGCTGAGAAGCTGATTCTGGCGGGCCCAGCCTGCAAGCGCTTTCCGGTGGCGGCGGTTCCAAAAGATACCTTGGTGATCCACGGCGAAGAGGATGAGGTCATTCCATTGGCCGATGTGCTGGACTGGGCCAGGCCGCAGGCATTGCCCATCGTCGTGGTACCCGGTTGCAGCCACTTCTTTCATGGCAAATTGACGCAATTGGCCGATGTCATCGAGCGACATTGGTGAGCGGCCTTGACCCAAGGCACCCATGCTACCTGTGCCCGGCGTGATGGCTGGCCATAGGGCATGGGTCTCGCCGTGGATTCAGCACTGACCTGATCGGGAGAGGACTCCACCAGGCAAGAGAAGCACTGTTTCACCGCAGCAGCCAGGTCGGCTGACTGGTGTTGCCAAGGCCGCGCACTGGCCATTTAATAATGGCTGTATTAATATGCAGTCATGTCGCATCATGATTCTATCAAAGGCCGTGGCTCGGCCTACAATCCACTCATCCGCTTTGATCGCCTGACAAGGGAAGCGGCGATGCCCGATTGGCCTGGCGACGACGCCGAGCCCACTGCCATCAAGACGGAGCTGATCTGGCAAGAGGCCAAATCCGCCATTACACGGAATCAATCCCCGGACATCTACTTCAGTCAATCCATCAACCCTTACCATGGCTGTGAGCATGGCTGTATCTACTGTTATGCCAGACCCAGCCATGCCTATTGGGGCTATTCGGCAGGGCTGGATTTCGAAACCCGTATCATCGCAAGACGCGGGTTGGCAGACAGATTACGCCACGAGCTGGCCAAGCCAGGTTATCAGTGCGAGCCGATCTGCATCGGTGCCAACACCGATTGCTATCAACCCGCCGAAAGACAATTGGGCTTGACCCGCCAGCTGCTGGAAGTCCTGCTTACCCATCGGCACCCTTTAGTGATCATCACCAAAAATGCGCTGGTCGAGCGTGATCTCGATGTGCTGCAAGCCCTGGCTGCACAACAGCTGGTACAGGTCTATATCTCGATCAGCACACTGGATGCTGAAACAGCTCGATTGCTGGAGCCCCGCGCCAGCGCACCTCATCGGCGCTTACAAACGGTAGAAACATTGAGCAAAGCCGGGGTGCCGGTGGGTGTGCTGTGTGCGCCGATCATTCCTGCGCTGAACGATCATCAGATCGAACAGATTTTGCCCGCAGTGGCGGCTGCGGGCGCGGTGATGGCCAGCTATGTCCTGCTCCGGCTGCCATTGGAAATCAACGAGCTGTTTAAAGACTGGTTGCAACGCCACTTTCCGCAACGTGCGGAGCATGTGATGAGCTTGATACGACAAATGCGTGGCGGGAAGGAAAACAACGCCCAATTCGGTGAGCGCATGCGAGGCACTGGCATTTTCGCGGACTTGATACGTAGCCGCTTCGAATTGGCTTGCCGTCGCCATGGGCTGGGACGGCGGCACATGGATCTGAACTGCGGATCATTCTGTGTCCCAGGGCAGGCGAAACAGTTAGATCTTTTCTAGGCGGGATTGAGCAGGCTAAGTACCGCTCGGTGGCACAATTTGGCAGCTGACGGGAGGCCCGTGCGAACCAGAAAAGGGCACTGATCGCATCTGCATGACCAAACCATGAGTCAAACATATGCAATCTGCACCACCGGGTATTTACGAAGACCAATGATGTAACAGGCACCACTGGTCTTCCCGGGTCGTGTACGCTACGCCTTAACCCCGCCCAATATATTGGCACGATGCTGGAGAGGGCTTCTGATGCAGATTGCACATCGATACGACACGCTGAATGCCTAACCAATCAGCGGCCACCAGCGACGGTACAGAGCCCGGTCTGTGCCGCGTGCGAAGCAGTCTATGCGGTGTGGCCCCCAGCTGACGCACCTTGGCGCATCCAGAATAGTTCCCCCAAGGCTCTCCCAGCCATACCAGTTCGAACCATTCCACCAGCGGTGGTACATGGCTCGGTCGGTTCCACGGGCAAAACAGTTGAGGCGATTGAAGCCCCAACTGACGCAATTCGGTGTTTCCAGTAGCGTCCCACCAAGGTAATGCCAACCGCCCCAGCCTGATCCATTCCACCAGCGCTGATACATGGCACGGTCAGTGCCACGGGCAAAGCAGTCGAGACGGTTTGGTCCCCAGCTGACGCAGTTGGGTGCATCCAGTAGCGTCCCACCCAGATTTTCCCAGCCGCCCCAGCCCCAACCATTCCACCAGCGATGGTACATGGCCCGGTCAGTCCCTCGCGCAAAACAATCAATGCGGTTTGGCCCCCAGCTGACGCAATTGGGCGTTTCCAGAATCGTCCCGCCAAGGTTATGCCAACCACCCCAGCTCGATCCATTCCACCAACGCTGATACATGGCTCGGTCTGTGCCCCGCGCAAAACAATCAATACGGTTTGGCCCCCAGCTGATGCAATTGGGCGCATCCAGTAGTGTCCCCCCGAGGTTCTCCCAGCCGCGCCAGCTTGATCCATCCCACCAGCGATGATACATCGCCCGGTCAGTACCTCGTGCAAAGCAATCAATGCGATTTGGTCCCCAGCTGACACAGCTGGGGGCCTCCAGAATCGTTCCGCCAAGGTATTCCCAGCCACGCCAACTCGATCCATCCCACCATCGGTGATACATGGCCCGATCCGTACCACGCGCAAAGCAATCTATGCGGTTTGGGCCCCAGCTGACACAGTTGGGTGTTTCAAGGATCGTCCCGCCCAGATATTCCCAGCTACTCCAAGACACCGGAGATGCCCCCGCAGATGGCATATTGCCAAATGCAGTGACCGACAACGCGATCAGCCACGCAGAGGCCTGTTGCCTGCGCCCTGAATGGCCACCACTCTTGCTGCCTAACTTGGTCATTTTCGTCTCCTTTACCTAAAGAACATGACCACAGGTGCCTGTCAGACACCTACCTTGATGCCCTTCATCACTGGCAGGTCTGCTGATGTACCGTCTGCTCAATGGTGTGATCAGCAAATCAGCACGATGTCCGGGCTATCTTCAATAAGCTGGGTTGTGAATCAGGAGATGCATGTCATACATGCATGGATATGTTTATTGCCGCTTTGGTGTGGTGATGAGTCAGCCTGTGATTTCAATTCACAGTTTTCGGTGTCAGATTAGCGCTGAATTTTTTTGAAATCAATGGATTATTTTTTTATATTCGATCTTCATTATTTTTAAAGATGAATATTTAAAGTGGTTGAAAAGGCTCTATGCTACAACTGAGATTTCGCATATTAAAGATAGCAATTGATGATTTGAGTGGCAGCAAAATTTATACCAGTGAGTGACATGGAATAGATATTAATGCATCGCA
The sequence above is a segment of the Chitinivorax tropicus genome. Coding sequences within it:
- a CDS encoding ABC transporter permease; translation: MLLFFVRMSFRNAFRHRLRAALTTLGIVVAILAFGLLRTVVDAWYAGVDAASDARLVTRNAVSLVFSLPLAYKDRIRQVEGVQTVAWTNWFGGVYIDESNFFPQFAVDVPTYFSLYPEFVFEPNQYHDFLRDKRGAAVGRKLADRFGWKVGDVIPLRGTIYPGNYPFVIRAIFEGRQRNTDTNIFYFHWGLLNDRLEQLAPGRSNRVGAFVLGIDDPANAGPVSVAIDREFKNSLAETLTETEKAFQLGFVAMLQTVVDAIKLVSYVVILIIMAVVANTMAMSARERTAEYATMKALGFTPGVIRTLIALESMLLVTVGASMAILLTGPVVAAFAKPVSAFFPVFNISVETRLLQLGGAVAIAFMSALLPAWQAGRTKIVDGLRKLV
- a CDS encoding LacI family DNA-binding transcriptional regulator, whose protein sequence is MATIKDVARHASVSIATVSRVINEPDKVRELTRKRVETAMQVLSFSRNALAASLVTRRTGCIGLIVPHLAGAFYTPLISTVEQTVRAAGSHLVISCGNSTQDEVLAALRFLKQRSCDAIIVTPGALDQDSLGTLLAAHPNVLVVHRLVPGYEHRCVVVDNHQGALLATEHLIAQGHQRIAAITGPRDNPESADRLRGMLNALIQTGLPVPTSYLYEGDFTQQSGLCGAAALMALPEPPTALFAFNDQMALGVVDYCKRHGVSVPDQLSVMGFDDVEFSDLVSPKLTTIHHPVEAIGKTVGLLALKLAKQQPALGESFVISPSLTLRESVGALN
- a CDS encoding (2Fe-2S) ferredoxin domain-containing protein, yielding MSYFKHHVFFCTNQRASGETCCNARGASELQAYAKDRVAKLGLKGQGKCRINKAGCLDRCDHGPVMVVYPEAVWYTYFDQADIDEIIDEHIVNGRVVERLKLD
- a CDS encoding alpha/beta hydrolase produces the protein MIKPQTIEWIAGPVGSLETIVIPPAGEMVGIAVLIHPNPTQGGTNTNKVVQMMAKVVSKRGYVAYLPNCRGVGQSEGEYDWGNGETDDALAVIQYAKGQHGDLPLLLGGFSFGTLVVSQVRQRVEAEKLILAGPACKRFPVAAVPKDTLVIHGEEDEVIPLADVLDWARPQALPIVVVPGCSHFFHGKLTQLADVIERHW
- a CDS encoding PA0069 family radical SAM protein produces the protein MSHHDSIKGRGSAYNPLIRFDRLTREAAMPDWPGDDAEPTAIKTELIWQEAKSAITRNQSPDIYFSQSINPYHGCEHGCIYCYARPSHAYWGYSAGLDFETRIIARRGLADRLRHELAKPGYQCEPICIGANTDCYQPAERQLGLTRQLLEVLLTHRHPLVIITKNALVERDLDVLQALAAQQLVQVYISISTLDAETARLLEPRASAPHRRLQTVETLSKAGVPVGVLCAPIIPALNDHQIEQILPAVAAAGAVMASYVLLRLPLEINELFKDWLQRHFPQRAEHVMSLIRQMRGGKENNAQFGERMRGTGIFADLIRSRFELACRRHGLGRRHMDLNCGSFCVPGQAKQLDLF
- a CDS encoding carbohydrate-binding protein gives rise to the protein MTKLGSKSGGHSGRRQQASAWLIALSVTAFGNMPSAGASPVSWSSWEYLGGTILETPNCVSWGPNRIDCFARGTDRAMYHRWWDGSSWRGWEYLGGTILEAPSCVSWGPNRIDCFARGTDRAMYHRWWDGSSWRGWENLGGTLLDAPNCISWGPNRIDCFARGTDRAMYQRWWNGSSWGGWHNLGGTILETPNCVSWGPNRIDCFARGTDRAMYHRWWNGWGWGGWENLGGTLLDAPNCVSWGPNRLDCFARGTDRAMYQRWWNGSGWGGWHYLGGTLLETPNCVSWGFNRLNCFARGTDRAMYHRWWNGSNWYGWESLGGTILDAPRCVSWGPHRIDCFARGTDRALYRRWWPLIG